TCTTCCGCACCAGCGTGGAGCAGGGGACCGACGCCCAGCCGACGTGGACGAACACACCGGGCGGCGGCGGCACCACCAACGTCACCGGCCAGTCGCTCGCGATCGCGACCGGCGAGGACAACCAGATCGGCTCGTCCGCCCTGCGCATCCGGGGCAGCGCCGCCTCCACCGCGGCCTCGCACGCCTACTTCCAGGTGTTCGACGTGAACATCCCGGTGACCGCCGCGACCAAGCTGCAGTACTCCTTCCTGCCGAAGGACGCGGGCGGCCGCAACGTCGCGGTGGACTTCGCGATGACGGACGGCACCACGCTCCGCGACAGTTCCGCCACCACGACCACCGGCGCCGACATGCACCCGGGCACGGCCAAGGGCACGGTCGGCTCGTGGACGCGGATCCAGAGCGACTTCGGCTCCGCGCTGAACGGCAAGACCATCGACAAGATCCTCGTCGGCTACGACCGCAGCGGCACCGCCGGCGCCTTCACCGCCTACATCGACGACCTCACCGTCACCAACTCCTGATCCCCGACCCCGGCCGGGGTACGGCGCCCGCCACGGCGCCGTACCCCGGCAGGACCATGTCACCGGCCGGGCGCCGTGCGCCAGGCGGCGTCGCGGTGGGCGCCACCGGACACCCGGCCCGGCGCGGTGGAGGGAGGCGAAGAGGCGGGGAGATGGAGTGAGATCGGGTTACGGTGACTTGTACCCCAGTTTGTAGGAACTGGAGCCGTTTGAGGAGACCACCTGGAAGCGGTAGAAACCGGCTGGGCCGATGTAGTCGATCCTCTCGTCCGGATTCGGGCCCTCGGAGGTCATGACGGTGGTCCAGGTTCGGTTCTCCCACCTTTGGAGGTGGAGGTCGAAGTCGACGCCGTCGTCGGCGTCCAGGCAGCCGATGTGAGAGCCGGCGACGGTCGTTCGGTAGTAGCGGCCGTTCGGCTGGTAGGCCTTCTGACCGGCGGCGAGGGTGCCGATGACCTGCTTCGGCTGGGCGGCGCAGACGCCGGGCTCCGGCGGGATGGCGCCGTTGTCGGTCACCAGGGTCAGATCATAGGTGGTGAGGATCTCGCCGATCGGCTGGAAGTAGGTGACACCGCCGGCGTCGCAGTCGCCCGAACCGCCGGAGGTGACGCCCTGCGCCTGGTCCACGGCGATGAAGGACCCGCCCGAGTCGCCCGGTTCGGCGCAGACGCTGGTACGCGTCAGTTCGAAGACCGTGCCCCGGGCATAGGTGACGCTGGCGTTGCGCTGCCGGATGACGCCGCAGTGCCAGTCGGTGGTGGAGCCGGACCGGCAGACCGAGGCACCCTCGATGGCCTCCCTGGAGCCCGCGACACTCACGGTTCCGCCACTGGCGTTGTTCACCACCGGCTTGAGCGTCCAGTCCGCGCTCACCGCGACCCAGGAGTAGTCGTTGAGCGGAAAGCTCGCCCCCTGGAAAACGCCCTGATCGGCCCGGTTGGCGCCGGTCGTGGCGTCACCCGCCTTTCCGCAGTGACCGGCACTGACAAAACCCTGCTGAGTCCCGCTGGTCACTGAGAAACCGACCGAACAACGACTCGTGGGACCGACGTAGTAGGCGTCACCACCTCGTATGTCGCCGAGGAGCCGAGGTCGCTCGGCGGACTCCACCGCGCGCACGGCGCTGGCGTCTAAATCCGAGGCCTGGATGAGATCCTCGGTCTGCAGGGGAACGGGTGTGAGGACGACGACCCTGTTGTTCCTGACGTCGATGAAGCGCACGTTCCCCCCGTGCACATGGTTGGGCAGCTTGATGTCGGTACGGTTCATGATCGTGTCGAGCTCGGAGAACGACCGCTTGACGAGCTCGCCCTGGGCGCCCGCGGCGATGATCTGAGGAATGTCGGAGGGGTCGGTGGTGGCCACCACCAGGGTCTGCGCGACGGTTCCGGTGAACCAGGAGCCGCCGAAATCCCCGCCGAGCTGGCTGCGGAGTCTCGCCTCGATCGGTGCCAGGCGGGCCTCGTTGAGCAGGCGGATCTGGGCCTGCTCGCTGGTGAGTTGGAGGTCGCGCTGGAGTGCGGAGAGCATGTCGGGCGGCGGTTTCCAGCCGGACGGAGCGGCTTGGGGGATCTGCACCTGCGGCTTGGCGGCGACCGTGGTGGCTGTCAGGGTGATGGCGGTGACCGCCAGGATGCATCCCGTGGTAACGGCACGTCTGTAGGACATGGATCTTTCTCCTCGACCTCGGCTTCCCAGGCGTGAGGGGAGGACGCCACGCATCACAGGTTGATCATGCGATGTGGGTAACGCCACCACCTTAATTCAGCGGTTGCCGTTCAAGGCCGCGAAAACCACACGCCGCGCGGTAGGGATTTCGAGACGGATCCGTGTCCCGGCGGCGGGACCCCTGGCGGGTGAGACGACATCCGGACCTTCGGCGGACATGACGATCTCGGGGGGATCCGGGGTCGGTGGAGGTTCCCGATCCGTGGCTTCGCCGCCTTCGTCGCGGCCCACCCGGCCGGGTGGTTCGGACGGGTCTCGGTGACCGTGCGTACCGCACGCCCACGAAGCTCGGGAGGGCGAGGGTCAAGGGGGCGAGCCGCCACCGGACCCGGACTGCTTCACCTCCGTGTAGCCCAGGGTGTAGGGGCCGGTCCCGCTGAAAGCGAGCACCAGGTAACGGTAGTCGCCGGGTGTGCCCTTGTATCTGAGCTCTTCGAAGGGGTTGGAGCTTTCGGCGGAGGCGACGGTGACCCAGTCGGAACCGCTCTGCTTTTGCAGGTAGAGGTCGAAGTCACTGCCGGGGTTGCTTTCCAGGCAGCCGTAGTGGTCGGCGTTGACGGCCGTATGGTAGTACCGGTTGCGGGGCTGGTAGGCGAACTGGGGGCTTTTCAGCGTGCCGTTGATGATGGTGCGGTAAGCCTGGCAGGTGCCCGCGGTCGCGATGGGTTCCACGTCATTGACCATCAGGGTCAGGTCGTAGGCGGACAGGATCTCGCGGATCGGCTGGATGTAGGTGAATCCGGCCAGGGCGCAGTCACCGGAACCTCCGGAGATGACTCCCTGGGCCTGGTTGATGGAGATGAGGGAGCCGCCGGAGTTGCCGGGGATGCCGCAGGCGCTGGTGCGGATCAGATGCTTGACGACGCCCTGGGGGTAGGTGATGTCGGCGTCGTGCTGCTGGATGGTGCCACAGCGCCAGTTGATGACGGCGCCGGATCCGGACAGGCAGGCCGAAGCGCCTGGGATGGCCTTTTTGGCTCCGTAGACGTGCACGGTGCTGCCGGTGTTGTTGCCCACCAGTGGCCGGGGGTTCCAGTCGTCGTTGACCTTGACCCAGGAGAAGTCCTGGCCGGGGAAGGTCGAGGCTTGGACGGTGCCCTGGGGGCGTCGGTTGTAGCCGACGGTGGCGCTGCCGGGTGTGCCGCAGTGCCCGGCGCTGATGAATCCTTTCTGGGTGTCTTTGGTCACTGAGAATCCGACCGAGCAGCGGGTCGTGGCGCCGACGTAGTAGGCCTGGCCGCCCACCAGGTCGGTCTCCGTGGGGGCTTTCCGGTGGGCGCGCAGCAGCCGGGGGCGCTCGGTCGAGGCGATCACCTGCACCGCGTCCGGGTCGACCTTGGCGGTCTTGACGGCCTCCTGAGCCGCCTTGGGATTCTCCGTCAGGATGACGACCTTGTTGACCCGCACGCCGACGTAGCGCACGCTGCTCAGTTTCGCCAAGATGGGTAGGTTCTGGCCGAGTTTCTCCTTCACCTCCTTCAGGTCGGCGAGTGACCGGCTGACCACCTGTGGCTGGGCGCCCAGCGCGGCGATCTGGGAGACGTCGGCGGGATCGGTGGTGGCTACGATCAGGGTCTGCGCGCGGGGCGGCACGAACCAGGAGCCGCCGAAGTGGTCGCCGATCCGTCTGCGCAGGCTCGTCTCGATCGGGGTCAGGCGGGCCTCGTTGAGCAGGCGCGTCTGGGCTTCCTGCTCGGTGAGGCCGATGTCGCGTGCGATGGCCTCCAGCATGCCCGGCGGGGGTTTCCCGGCGAGATCGGCGCCCGGAACGCCGGAGGCCCGTGCCGCCGGGCGGGTGGCGACCGCCGGGGCGGCTGTCAGGACATGGGTGGCGACCGCTGGAGCGGCTGTCAGGGCAAGAGCGGTGATCGCCAGGACACATCCCGGGACGATGACATGTCTACGGGCCATGACTCTCTCCTTGACCTCGACCTTTCAGGCATGAGGGGGAGATCGTGTCGCATCGTCGGGCACGGGATACGAGCACCGCCACTTTAACGCAACCGTTATCGGCCAACGTCTCTGAAGCCGTACGCCACGCAGAGATCGTTCTCGGCCGGGGCGGTGCCGGGCGAGCCCATCCCCGTTGACAGGCGCCCCCGCAGGAGAAAGGGGTGTCCGGTCGGGCCGGGGCGCTCCGCCGCGAGCGATCACGGCGGAGCGCCCCGGCCCGACCCGGCCGCACATTTCGGCAGGCGTGTTGACGACCTTGACGGCGACGGCTGCACTAGGGTGGCGATGCCCGGCACCACATGTTCGACGGTAACGCGGAGTGCTCTCCCCCTCATGCCTGAAAGGTCGAGGTCAAGGAGAGAGTCATGGCCCGTAGACATGTCATCGTCCCGGGATGTGTCCTGGCGATCACCGCTCTTGCCCTGACAGCCGCCCCGGCGGTCGCCACCCGCCCGACGGCACGGGCCCCCGGCACTCCGGCCGCCGACCTTACCGACCTCGCCGGGAAACCCCCGCCGGGCATGCTGGAGGCCATCGCACGCGACATCGGCCTCACCGAGCAGGAAGCCAGGACGCGCCTGCTCAACGAGGCCCGCCTGACCCCGATCGAGACGAACCTGCGCGGATGGGTCGGCGACCACTTCGGCGGCTCCTGGTTCGCCGGAGACGTCGCGCAGACCCTGGTGGTGGCCACCACCGATTCCACCGACGTCTCCCAGATCGCCGAGCTGGGCGCCCGGCCACTGCTGGTCGGCCGGTCGCTGATCGAGCTCAGAGCGATCAGGGCAGCGGTGGACGCGGCCCTGATCAGAGAGCGCGGCACCACCGCGAGCGTGCGCTACGTCGGCGTGCGGGTCAACAAGGTCGTCATCCTGACGGAG
This region of Streptosporangium sp. NBC_01495 genomic DNA includes:
- a CDS encoding S1 family peptidase; its protein translation is MSYRRAVTTGCILAVTAITLTATTVAAKPQVQIPQAAPSGWKPPPDMLSALQRDLQLTSEQAQIRLLNEARLAPIEARLRSQLGGDFGGSWFTGTVAQTLVVATTDPSDIPQIIAAGAQGELVKRSFSELDTIMNRTDIKLPNHVHGGNVRFIDVRNNRVVVLTPVPLQTEDLIQASDLDASAVRAVESAERPRLLGDIRGGDAYYVGPTSRCSVGFSVTSGTQQGFVSAGHCGKAGDATTGANRADQGVFQGASFPLNDYSWVAVSADWTLKPVVNNASGGTVSVAGSREAIEGASVCRSGSTTDWHCGVIRQRNASVTYARGTVFELTRTSVCAEPGDSGGSFIAVDQAQGVTSGGSGDCDAGGVTYFQPIGEILTTYDLTLVTDNGAIPPEPGVCAAQPKQVIGTLAAGQKAYQPNGRYYRTTVAGSHIGCLDADDGVDFDLHLQRWENRTWTTVMTSEGPNPDERIDYIGPAGFYRFQVVSSNGSSSYKLGYKSP
- a CDS encoding trypsin-like serine protease; protein product: MARRHVIVPGCVLAITALALTAAPAVATHVLTAAPAVATRPAARASGVPGADLAGKPPPGMLEAIARDIGLTEQEAQTRLLNEARLTPIETSLRRRIGDHFGGSWFVPPRAQTLIVATTDPADVSQIAALGAQPQVVSRSLADLKEVKEKLGQNLPILAKLSSVRYVGVRVNKVVILTENPKAAQEAVKTAKVDPDAVQVIASTERPRLLRAHRKAPTETDLVGGQAYYVGATTRCSVGFSVTKDTQKGFISAGHCGTPGSATVGYNRRPQGTVQASTFPGQDFSWVKVNDDWNPRPLVGNNTGSTVHVYGAKKAIPGASACLSGSGAVINWRCGTIQQHDADITYPQGVVKHLIRTSACGIPGNSGGSLISINQAQGVISGGSGDCALAGFTYIQPIREILSAYDLTLMVNDVEPIATAGTCQAYRTIINGTLKSPQFAYQPRNRYYHTAVNADHYGCLESNPGSDFDLYLQKQSGSDWVTVASAESSNPFEELRYKGTPGDYRYLVLAFSGTGPYTLGYTEVKQSGSGGGSPP